One Pelecanus crispus isolate bPelCri1 chromosome 14, bPelCri1.pri, whole genome shotgun sequence genomic window carries:
- the MOCS3 gene encoding adenylyltransferase and sulfurtransferase MOCS3, with the protein MAGGTAGGAEAARLSAELRQRERELRGLREQLAAVLAGGAAGAEEGEDAEDAEDASAFPGELPPLPAQASLSTADILRYSRQLVLPELGVRGQLRLARSSVLVVGCGGLGCPLAQYLAAAGVGRLGLVDHDVVETSNLHRQVLHGEARRGLPKALSAAAALRLLNSSVQYVPYCGALSPRTALQLVRQYDIVADCSDNVPTRYLVNDACVLAGKPLVSGSALRLEGQLVVYNYQGGPCYRCLFPKPPPPETVTNCADGGVLGVVPGIVGCIQALEVLKIASGMGSSSSQFMLMFDAREGRFRNIKLRPKKPDCAVCGDNPSVTCLQDYEAFCGSSATDKCRTLHLLSSKDRVSVEEYKKLLDEQVPHVLLDVRPQVEVDICHLAHAVHVPLSKLEEKDEGYLQHLEKRICEEKQRTNGQASVPVYVVCKLGNDSQKAVRILQELPVKEFGSVLVKDIKGGLMAWASKIDPTFPQY; encoded by the coding sequence ATGGCGGGCGGCAcggcgggcggcgcggaggCGGCGCGCTTGAGCGCCGAGCTCCGCcagcgggagcgggagctgcGCGGGCTGCGGGAGCAGCTGGCCGCCGTCCTGGCCGGGGGCGCCGCGGGGGCGGAGGAGGGCGAGGACGCCGAGGACGCCGAGGACGCCTCCGCCTTCCCTGGCGAGCTCCCCCCTCTGCCCGCCCAGGCCTCGCTGAGCACCGCCGACATCCTGCGGTACAGCCGGCAGCTGGTGCTGCCCGAGCTGGGCGTGCGGGGGCAGCTGCGCCTGGCCCGCTCCTCCGTGCTGGTGGTGGGCTGCGGCGGCCTGGGCTGCCCCTTGGCCCAGTACCTGGCCGCGGCCGGCGTCGGCCGCCTGGGTCTGGTGGACCACGACGTGGTGGAAACGAGCAACCTGCACCGGCAAGTGCTGCACGGGGAGGCTCGCCGAGGGCTGCCCAAGGCCCTGTCTGCCGCGGCAGCGCTGCGGCTGCTGAACTCCAGCGTGCAGTACGTGCCCTACTGCGGCGCGCTGAGCCCTCGCACGGCCCTGCAGCTGGTGCGGCAGTACGACATCGTCGCCGACTGCTCCGACAACGTCCCCACCAGGTACCTGGTGAACGACGCCTGCGTCCTGGCTGGGAAACCCTTAGTGTCCGGCAGCGCCCTGCGGCTGGAGGGGCAGCTGGTCGTGTACAACTACCAGGGAGGGCCCTGCTACAGGTGTCTCTTCCCCAAGCCCCCTCCGCCAGAGACGGTGACTAACTGTGCGGACGGCGGGGTGCTGGGCGTCGTGCCAGGCATCGTGGGGTGCATCCAGGCCTTGGAAGTGCTGAAGATTGCTTCGGGAATGGGTTCCTCCTCCAGTCAGTTCATGCTGATGTTTGATGCCCGTGAAGGGAGATTTCGCAACATCAAGTTAAGACCAAAGAAACCAGACTGTGCTGTTTGTGGCGACAACCCATCCGTCACCTGCCTTCAGGATTATGAGGCATTTTGTGGTTCATCTGCGACAGACAAGTGTAGGACTTTACATCTGCTGTCCAGTAAAGACAGGGTGTCTGTAGAGGAATACAAAAAACTGCTGGATGAGCAAGTTCCTCATGTATTGTTAGATGTTCGTCCGCAGGTAGAAGTGGATATCTGTCACCTGGCGCATGCTGTGCACGTTCCTTTGAgtaaattagaagaaaaagatgaaggaTATCTgcaacatttagaaaaaagaatttgtgaagaaaagcagagaaccAATGGCCAAGCATCTGTTCCTGTATATGTTGTTTGCAAATTAGGAAATGACTCCCAGAAGGCTGTAAGAATTCTGCAGGAGTTACCTGTCAAAGAATTTGGTTCTGTGTTAGTTAAGGATATTAAAGGGGGGCTCATGGCTTGGGCCAGTAAAATTGACCCAACATTTCCTCAGTATTAG
- the DPM1 gene encoding dolichol-phosphate mannosyltransferase subunit 1 → MAAGGADKFSVLLPTYNERENLPLVVWLLARTFRESGNNFEIIIIDDGSPDGTQEIAEQLQKIYGSDKILLRPRARKLGLGTAYIHGMKHATGNFIVIMDADLSHHPKFIPEFIRKQKEGNFDIVSGTRYKGNGGVYGWDLKRKLISRGANFITQVLLRPGASDLTGSFRLYRKEVLQKLMEKCVSKGYVFQMEMIVRARQLGYTIGEVPISFVDRVYGESKLGGNEIVSFLKGLLTLFATT, encoded by the exons AtggcggccggcggcgccgACAAGTTCTCGGTGCTGCTGCCCACCTACAACGAGCGGGAGAACCTGCCCCTCGTCGTCTGGCTCCTGGCGCGCACCTTCCGGGAGAG TGGAAACAATTTTGAAATCATCATCATAGATGATGGAAGCCCGGATGGGACACAGGAAATTGCTGAACAATTGCAAAAGATATATGGATCAGATAAAATA CTTCTAAGACCCAGAGCAAGAAAGTTGGGCCTTG GCACTGCCTATATTCATGGAATGAAGCACGCCACTGGgaattttattgttattatggATGCTGACCTCTCTCACCAT CCAAAATTTATTCCAGAGTTTATCAG aaagcagaaagaaggcAATTTTGATATTGTATCTGGAACAAGATATAAAGGAAATGGAGGAGTATATGGCTgggatttgaaaagaaaattaatcag tcGTGGTGCCAATTTTATAACTCAGGTTTTGCTGAGACCAGGTGCATCAGACTTAACAGGGAGTTTCAG GTTATACAGAAAAGAAGTCTTACAGAAACtaatggaaaaatgtgtttctaaagGATACGTCTTCCAGATGGAGATGATTGTTCGGGCTAGACAGTTAGGATATACTATTGGAGAG GTTCCTATTTCATTTGTGGACCGTGTCTATGGAGAATCTAAACTGGGAGGCAATGAAATAGTCTCCTTCTTAAAGGGACTCTTGACCTTGTTTGCTACAACATGA